The Solibacillus isronensis genome contains a region encoding:
- a CDS encoding M15 family metallopeptidase: protein MNRKANRKSPIAMIVSISIVILIAILGSIYYKFEVAQSATEEKSVEPTELENEETQNKTNETEEPVKPQDENVDDLASSEQNGENPSTNSGEQPIKQPAQETPPATEEVALENGYIVGQKPATEPTFVKGVLIANKKNPLPSTYNKGEDPKARAAFEKMAKAAMENGIELVAFSGFRSYEYQQTLYDRYVKRDGKEAADRYSARPGYSEHQTGLAFDIGEKSREDLWLTNEFGDTEAGQWLAQNAHKYGFILRYPKGKEEITGFMHESWHFRYLEGELATRVFEAGVTLEEYLGIQ from the coding sequence ATGAACAGAAAAGCAAACAGAAAAAGTCCGATCGCAATGATTGTATCCATTTCAATTGTTATTTTAATCGCGATCTTAGGGTCTATTTATTATAAATTTGAAGTAGCACAATCTGCTACAGAAGAAAAATCTGTTGAACCAACTGAACTGGAAAATGAAGAGACGCAAAATAAAACAAACGAAACGGAAGAACCGGTGAAGCCACAAGATGAAAATGTTGATGATCTGGCTTCTTCAGAACAAAACGGTGAAAATCCTTCGACAAATTCCGGGGAGCAGCCAATTAAACAACCTGCTCAAGAAACCCCACCCGCTACGGAAGAAGTAGCGCTGGAAAATGGATACATTGTTGGCCAAAAGCCTGCAACAGAACCTACTTTTGTAAAAGGGGTTTTAATTGCGAATAAGAAAAACCCCCTTCCTTCTACGTACAATAAAGGGGAAGATCCAAAGGCGCGTGCCGCTTTTGAAAAGATGGCAAAAGCTGCGATGGAAAATGGAATAGAGCTCGTTGCTTTTAGTGGTTTCCGTTCTTACGAATATCAACAAACACTCTACGATCGTTATGTGAAGCGAGATGGGAAGGAAGCGGCAGATCGCTATAGTGCAAGACCAGGGTATTCCGAGCATCAAACTGGACTCGCTTTTGATATTGGGGAAAAGAGTCGTGAAGATTTGTGGCTGACAAATGAGTTCGGCGACACTGAAGCAGGGCAATGGTTGGCACAAAATGCCCATAAGTACGGGTTCATTTTACGATATCCAAAAGGAAAAGAAGAAATTACAGGATTCATGCATGAATCATGGCATTTCCGCTATTTGGAAGGCGAACTTGCGACAAGAGTATTTGAAGCAGGCGTAACGTTGGAAGAATACTTAGGGATACAATAA
- a CDS encoding FtsW/RodA/SpoVE family cell cycle protein → MDTNNYNFNKRFDWPLTIILILFLGVSLLAIASAQTSGQYGQNYVPKQVLNYAIFAFIVAFVMYFDPDQYKKLAWPLFGFGILLLIALVIIPTSTGITVERNGAKSWFQTPIGNIQPAEFMKTFYILAAAYLISKHNENYQIKTVKTDLLLLGKIALTLAVPLGFIMLQPDLGSSLVFIAITAALVIVAGVTWKIILPLFGGAFLVGGSLLWMALYMQDFLEKTFGFQPYQFARIYSWLDPYSYATSDGYHLITSLNAIGSGEVFGKGFLAREVYVAENHTDFIFAVIGEEWGFIGASAVICLYFLLIYHLTKMTLLLKDPFCTYVCAGIIAMITFHVFENIGMTIQLLPITGIPLPFISYGGSSMMGNALAIGLVYSMKFHYRTYMFTTNDPDDE, encoded by the coding sequence ATGGATACAAACAATTATAATTTTAATAAACGGTTCGACTGGCCGCTTACAATAATCTTAATTTTATTTTTAGGAGTGAGTTTACTTGCCATCGCTTCTGCCCAGACATCTGGGCAATACGGCCAAAACTACGTACCTAAACAAGTCTTAAACTATGCAATCTTTGCCTTTATCGTTGCATTTGTCATGTATTTTGACCCAGATCAATATAAAAAATTAGCATGGCCACTTTTTGGTTTTGGGATTTTGTTATTAATCGCACTTGTCATTATTCCAACTTCAACTGGCATAACAGTTGAGAGAAACGGGGCAAAAAGCTGGTTCCAAACACCAATTGGTAATATTCAGCCTGCCGAATTTATGAAAACATTTTATATTTTGGCCGCTGCCTATTTAATCAGTAAGCACAATGAAAATTACCAAATTAAAACGGTCAAAACCGATTTATTGCTACTCGGCAAAATTGCTTTAACTTTGGCAGTACCGCTTGGCTTCATTATGCTGCAGCCCGATTTAGGATCTTCTTTAGTATTTATCGCCATTACTGCTGCACTTGTAATCGTGGCAGGTGTAACTTGGAAAATTATTTTACCGTTATTCGGCGGGGCTTTCCTTGTAGGCGGATCGTTATTATGGATGGCCCTTTATATGCAGGATTTCCTTGAAAAGACATTTGGTTTCCAGCCATACCAATTCGCTCGTATTTACTCATGGCTTGATCCCTATTCGTATGCAACATCAGACGGCTATCATTTAATTACTTCTCTAAATGCGATTGGCTCCGGTGAGGTTTTCGGGAAAGGATTCCTGGCGCGTGAAGTATATGTGGCGGAAAACCATACAGACTTTATCTTTGCTGTAATTGGCGAAGAATGGGGTTTTATCGGCGCAAGCGCTGTTATTTGTCTATACTTCCTGTTAATCTATCACTTAACGAAAATGACATTATTATTAAAAGATCCGTTCTGTACTTATGTATGTGCAGGAATTATCGCCATGATTACATTCCATGTATTTGAAAACATCGGCATGACGATACAATTACTGCCAATTACCGGTATTCCGTTACCTTTCATTAGCTATGGAGGTAGTTCGATGATGGGGAATGCCTTAGCGATCGGTCTTGTCTATAGTATGAAGTTTCATTACCGAACATATATGTTTACAACAAATGATCCTGACGATGAATAA
- a CDS encoding Lmo0850 family protein has protein sequence MAKEIDLKRIVTNLSKLGVTATVTKSRLELLKVLTPPTQTPQAQN, from the coding sequence ATGGCGAAAGAGATTGATTTAAAGCGTATTGTTACAAACTTATCAAAATTAGGTGTTACGGCGACAGTTACGAAATCTCGTCTTGAGCTTTTAAAAGTTTTAACACCACCAACACAAACTCCACAAGCGCAAAATTAA
- the cls gene encoding cardiolipin synthase produces the protein MNLLGAIIQSSILVPLIMFINILFALTVIFLERKKPSSTWAWLLVLFFLPFVGFFLYLLLGRQLRRKHLFRWDGRKDIGIEQLISYQIEAIENNELELRAEHIKSYNHLIYMNLKTNNAVLTQDNDVKIFDDGSDKFEALINDIQHAKNHIHIQYYIFKLDNLGQRIVNALIKKAKQGVKVRVLFDEMGSRGVRKRHFKDLIEAGGEVEVFFPSILPLINPRLNFRNHRKISIIDGRIGYIGGFNVGDEYLSLSDRFGYWRDTHLRIEGSAVHPLQTRFILDWNQASAKNDICYAERYFPIIPQKGTAALQIISSGPDTEWEVIKNNYLHLITNAKKYVYIQSPYFIPDESFFDAIRIAALSGLDVRIMIPNKPDHMFVYWATYSYVGPLVEAGAKVYHYEKGFIHAKMIVVDDEIASVGTANIDVRSFSLNFEVNALIYDRVLAHRLAEIFESDILDCSELTFELYKNRSSFIKFKESISRLLSPIL, from the coding sequence GTGAATCTTTTGGGCGCAATTATTCAAAGTTCCATTCTGGTACCACTTATTATGTTTATAAATATTCTATTTGCCCTGACCGTCATCTTTCTTGAGCGCAAAAAGCCTTCATCGACTTGGGCATGGTTGCTCGTTCTTTTTTTCTTACCGTTTGTTGGATTTTTCCTCTATTTACTATTAGGAAGACAATTGAGAAGAAAGCACTTATTCCGGTGGGATGGCAGAAAAGATATCGGTATTGAACAACTGATTAGTTATCAGATTGAAGCAATTGAGAATAATGAACTGGAACTACGTGCAGAACATATTAAAAGTTATAATCATCTCATTTATATGAATTTAAAAACAAATAACGCTGTCCTGACACAGGATAACGATGTGAAGATTTTCGATGATGGCAGTGACAAGTTCGAAGCACTTATAAATGATATTCAACATGCGAAAAACCATATTCATATTCAATACTATATTTTCAAACTGGATAACTTGGGGCAACGCATTGTAAATGCTTTAATAAAAAAAGCGAAACAAGGCGTAAAAGTAAGAGTACTATTTGATGAAATGGGCTCGCGCGGAGTGCGGAAGCGGCATTTTAAAGACCTGATCGAAGCTGGCGGTGAAGTAGAAGTATTTTTCCCTTCGATTTTACCACTCATCAATCCACGCTTAAACTTTAGAAATCATAGAAAAATTTCCATAATAGACGGTCGTATCGGCTATATCGGAGGATTTAACGTTGGGGACGAATATTTAAGTTTATCGGATCGATTCGGCTACTGGCGCGATACACACTTACGTATTGAAGGAAGCGCAGTCCACCCCTTACAGACTCGCTTCATTTTGGACTGGAATCAAGCAAGTGCAAAAAATGATATTTGCTATGCAGAGCGTTATTTTCCGATTATCCCTCAAAAAGGAACGGCAGCTCTCCAAATTATTTCAAGTGGTCCTGACACAGAATGGGAAGTAATTAAAAACAACTATTTGCATTTAATTACGAATGCAAAAAAATACGTGTACATACAGTCCCCGTATTTCATTCCAGATGAATCTTTCTTTGACGCTATTCGAATCGCAGCCCTATCCGGCCTCGATGTGCGGATTATGATTCCAAATAAACCTGACCATATGTTTGTCTATTGGGCGACTTATTCATACGTAGGGCCACTCGTTGAAGCAGGTGCAAAAGTGTATCATTATGAGAAAGGCTTTATTCACGCCAAAATGATTGTTGTGGATGATGAAATTGCATCAGTCGGTACTGCAAACATTGATGTGCGGAGCTTTAGTTTAAACTTTGAAGTGAACGCCCTTATTTATGACAGAGTATTGGCACACCGTCTTGCCGAAATATTCGAAAGTGATATATTAGACTGCTCAGAGCTTACATTTGAACTGTACAAAAATCGCTCCAGTTTTATTAAGTTCAAAGAATCCATTTCCCGTTTATTATCACCGATACTATAG
- a CDS encoding YwqG family protein: MSHIEKNIYIPKELIHFHTSLSHSAEQVAILKPVKQPAFLHESKFAGLPFLTNKMEHPKDNHNRYMLFLAQLNFAEIQLDHPFPQDGILQFYIPQQCYEREKSHSECRYFKVQYIPDQVHYNEFIHDFTYLEDVNIGSFPIQQEMKLIPKTQFEPVSAMDYRLNNYFKPEIMDAPITLDDRSFQDVYLESYLAAEHKIGGYPYFIHQDFRKTSPYLQHYDTLLLQIISNDEQNIMWGDSGIISFFINSKKLAQCDFSDIYFHVEEY; encoded by the coding sequence ATGTCACATATAGAAAAAAATATTTATATCCCAAAAGAATTGATCCATTTTCATACAAGTTTAAGTCATTCTGCTGAACAAGTAGCAATTTTAAAACCGGTGAAACAACCTGCGTTTTTACATGAAAGTAAATTTGCCGGCCTTCCTTTTCTAACAAATAAAATGGAACACCCTAAAGACAATCACAATCGCTATATGCTATTTTTGGCACAGCTTAACTTTGCGGAGATTCAGCTTGACCATCCATTTCCACAAGATGGTATATTGCAATTTTATATTCCACAACAATGTTATGAAAGGGAAAAATCACATTCGGAATGTCGTTATTTTAAAGTCCAATATATACCTGATCAAGTTCACTATAATGAATTTATTCATGATTTCACGTATTTAGAAGACGTAAACATCGGCAGTTTCCCGATTCAGCAGGAGATGAAGCTCATTCCAAAAACACAGTTTGAACCGGTGTCAGCAATGGATTACCGTTTAAATAATTATTTTAAACCTGAAATAATGGATGCACCCATTACATTGGATGACCGTTCATTTCAGGATGTATATTTGGAAAGTTATTTAGCGGCAGAACATAAAATTGGCGGCTATCCATATTTTATACATCAGGACTTCAGAAAAACGTCGCCCTATCTACAGCACTACGACACATTATTACTGCAAATCATTTCAAACGATGAGCAAAATATTATGTGGGGAGATAGTGGGATTATCAGCTTCTTTATTAACTCAAAAAAATTAGCACAATGTGATTTCTCGGATATTTACTTCCATGTTGAGGAATATTAA
- a CDS encoding helix-turn-helix transcriptional regulator: protein MQLHQYSISETISKRYFQEIDNINQYAGIEDFFVLESRLIFEVYHLEVAKAKKTLHEIIDILSARFGKQVIKVVRSYFVTLSSIVARKLLDNQVPSKKAFAFNLACADMIENKMKDAEFLQFADDLIDFYVYFIADRKQPTFRHQTVNKVIMYINDELENDLTVESIAANFHISTSHLSRIFREHVGITLVEYLNVRRVEESQYYLRHTNKSITSISDQFHFCNQSYFTRIFKKYTGVTPKHFRDELHHEFFRFEIPEVEYQSI, encoded by the coding sequence ATGCAACTACATCAATATTCAATCTCGGAAACAATTTCAAAACGGTATTTTCAAGAGATTGACAATATCAATCAATATGCTGGTATCGAAGATTTTTTTGTTCTGGAATCTCGATTAATTTTTGAAGTTTATCATTTAGAAGTAGCAAAAGCAAAGAAGACATTACACGAAATTATAGACATATTATCCGCACGCTTCGGAAAACAGGTCATTAAAGTAGTGCGCTCGTATTTTGTTACGTTATCCTCAATTGTTGCCCGTAAGCTTTTAGATAATCAAGTCCCTTCTAAAAAAGCATTTGCCTTCAATTTAGCATGTGCAGATATGATTGAAAACAAGATGAAGGATGCCGAGTTTCTGCAGTTTGCAGATGACTTAATCGATTTTTATGTGTACTTTATTGCGGACCGAAAGCAGCCTACGTTCCGTCACCAAACAGTAAACAAAGTAATTATGTACATAAATGATGAGCTGGAAAATGATTTAACAGTTGAAAGTATTGCAGCAAACTTCCATATTAGTACGAGTCATTTATCGCGTATTTTCCGTGAGCATGTAGGTATCACTTTAGTTGAATATTTAAATGTTCGCCGTGTAGAGGAATCTCAATATTATTTACGCCATACGAATAAAAGTATTACGTCAATTTCAGATCAATTCCATTTCTGCAATCAGAGTTATTTCACTAGAATTTTCAAGAAATACACAGGTGTAACACCTAAACATTTCCGTGATGAACTGCATCATGAGTTTTTCCGATTTGAAATTCCTGAAGTAGAGTACCAAAGTATTTAA